In the Penaeus chinensis breed Huanghai No. 1 chromosome 31, ASM1920278v2, whole genome shotgun sequence genome, one interval contains:
- the LOC125041763 gene encoding survival of motor neuron-related-splicing factor 30-like — MAEDLGASLHTYKVQLEQVEAALTSDSNNAELLKLKGDLQEVITLTRNLIDAQANSATTNAGQSTEEPVTTSGTVKAWKVGDKCLAVWSEDSQWYDAVIDAITDDGLVAVSFEGYGNSDVTKLSLLKERIPGESRGQHKPGASAELDKNKRKLMEAQRQQAKKRKQKKHDRQKMIEEAHEADKAKWQAFSTKVRGTKKLKGVTKKSIFATPDAANGRVGIGTCGIGGKPMTEYTHAEKWRKGT, encoded by the exons GTCGAGGCAGCGTTGACCTCAGACTCAAACAATGCGGAGCTGCTGAAACTCAAAGGAGACTTGCAGGAGGTTATCACACTCACCAGAAATCTAATTGATGCGCAAG CCAACTCTGCAACAACAAATGCAGGGCAGAGTACGGAAGAACCTGTCACTACCTCAGGAACTGTCAAAGCATGGAAGGTTGGGGATAAGTGCCTGGCTGTCTGGTCAGAAGACTCCCAGTG GTACGATGCAGTTATTGATGCCATAACAGATGATGGCCTTGTAGCTGTCAGTTTCGAGGGCTATGGAAATTCAGATGTAACTAAGCTATCATTACTGAAGGAAAGAATCCCAGGGGAGAGCAGAGGTCAACACAAGCCTGGTGCCTCAGCAGAACTAGATAAGAATAA AAGAAAGCTGATGGAAGCCCAGCGTCAGCAGGCtaaaaagaggaagcagaagaagcatGATCGTCAAAAAATGATAGAGGAGGCACATGAGGCAGATAAGGCCAAGTGGCAAGCATTTTCAACCAAAGTTAGAGGG acaAAAAAATTGAAGGGAGTCACCAAAAAGTCGATATTTGCCACTCCGGATGCAGCAAATGGAAGAGTTGGTATTGGCACTTGTGGCATTGGCGGCAAGCCCATGACGGAATACACTCATGCAGAAAAGTGGCGAAAAGGGACATAG